One region of Streptomyces sp. NBC_00442 genomic DNA includes:
- a CDS encoding ABC transporter ATP-binding protein, giving the protein MTTAVTIPQHGDTGRRTAVAARARHVVKAYGSGETRVVALDRVDVDIARGQFTAIMGPSGSGKSTLMHCLAGLDTVTSGQIYLDETEITGLKDKKLTQLRRDRIGFIFQAFNLLPTLNALENITLPMDIAGRRPDAQWLERVVETVGLAGRLKHRPTQLSGGQQQRVAVARALAARPEIIFGDEPTGNLDSRAGAEVLGFLRQSVDELGQTIVMVTHDPVAASYADRVLYLADGRIVDEMLRPTAEAVLDRMKAFDTRGRTS; this is encoded by the coding sequence GTGACAACGGCTGTGACCATTCCCCAGCACGGGGACACCGGAAGGCGTACGGCGGTCGCGGCTCGGGCGCGCCACGTCGTGAAGGCGTACGGGTCGGGGGAGACCCGCGTGGTGGCCCTCGACCGGGTCGATGTGGACATAGCCCGGGGGCAGTTCACCGCGATCATGGGACCGTCGGGTTCCGGCAAGTCCACCCTGATGCACTGCCTGGCGGGCCTCGACACCGTGACGAGCGGCCAGATCTACCTGGACGAGACCGAGATCACCGGCCTGAAGGACAAGAAGCTCACGCAGCTGCGCCGGGACCGGATCGGGTTCATCTTCCAGGCGTTCAACCTGCTGCCGACGCTGAACGCCCTGGAGAACATCACGCTGCCGATGGACATCGCGGGCCGCAGGCCCGACGCGCAGTGGCTGGAGCGCGTGGTGGAGACGGTGGGCCTGGCGGGGCGGCTCAAGCACCGGCCGACCCAGCTCTCCGGCGGCCAGCAGCAACGGGTCGCCGTGGCACGGGCGTTGGCGGCCCGGCCGGAGATCATCTTCGGTGACGAGCCGACCGGAAACCTGGACTCGCGGGCCGGCGCCGAAGTGCTCGGCTTCCTGCGCCAGTCCGTCGACGAGCTCGGCCAGACCATCGTGATGGTCACCCACGACCCGGTGGCCGCCTCCTACGCGGACCGCGTGCTCTACCTCGCCGACGGACGCATCGTGGACGAAATGCTCCGCCCCACCGCCGAAGCGGTCCTGGACCGGATGAAGGCCTTCGACACGCGGGGGCGTACCTCATGA
- a CDS encoding sensor histidine kinase → MTATGADQEATGLTSRGWWWWERRRSAVLDVSLGVFSALECALEGVNFAGDSGLPVPAGVLLGLVAGASLVLRRRWPIAVVLVSIAVTPASMGFMLSVVGLYTLAASEVPRRITAALAGMSVAGTFIVTFVRMHQSVAGGDYDPGRWYVPLVSVVMSVGISGPPLLYGLYIGARRRLMESLRERADSLERELSLLADRAEERAEWARTEERTRIAREMHDVVAHRVSLMVVHAAALQAVARKDPEKAVKNAALVGDMGRQALTELREMLGVLRAADQQRVAVRVDAVPLAAVGVAAAVAAAAAEEGPCLADIEALVGQSREAGMVVELMVQGQARGCDALVEQTAYRVVQEALTNVHKHAAGAKVMVRLAYRDAEVAMQVENGPADGVTADAGLPSGGNGLVGMRERVLGLGGVFVSGPTDAGGFRVSAVLPDDTQPTR, encoded by the coding sequence ATGACCGCAACGGGGGCTGACCAGGAAGCCACGGGGTTGACCTCCCGTGGCTGGTGGTGGTGGGAGCGCAGGCGCAGCGCGGTGCTGGATGTCTCGCTCGGGGTGTTCTCCGCGCTGGAGTGTGCGCTGGAGGGTGTGAATTTCGCGGGGGACTCGGGGTTGCCCGTGCCGGCCGGGGTGTTGCTCGGGCTTGTGGCGGGGGCCTCGCTGGTGCTGCGGCGGCGGTGGCCGATCGCGGTGGTGCTGGTGTCGATCGCGGTGACGCCGGCCAGCATGGGTTTCATGCTGAGCGTGGTGGGTCTGTACACGCTGGCCGCGTCGGAGGTGCCGCGCCGGATCACGGCGGCGCTGGCGGGGATGTCGGTGGCGGGGACGTTCATCGTCACGTTCGTGCGGATGCACCAGAGCGTGGCGGGCGGTGACTACGACCCGGGGCGCTGGTACGTGCCGCTGGTGTCGGTGGTGATGTCGGTCGGCATCTCGGGTCCGCCGTTGCTGTACGGGCTGTATATAGGGGCGCGGCGCCGGTTGATGGAGTCGTTGCGGGAGCGTGCGGATTCGCTGGAGCGGGAGTTGTCGCTGCTCGCGGACCGGGCGGAGGAGCGGGCGGAGTGGGCGCGTACGGAGGAGCGGACGCGGATCGCCCGGGAGATGCACGACGTGGTGGCACACCGGGTGTCGCTGATGGTGGTGCATGCGGCGGCGTTGCAGGCGGTGGCGCGCAAGGATCCGGAGAAGGCCGTGAAGAACGCGGCGCTGGTCGGTGACATGGGGCGTCAGGCGTTGACGGAGTTGCGGGAGATGCTCGGGGTGCTGCGGGCCGCCGATCAGCAGCGGGTGGCGGTGCGGGTGGACGCGGTGCCGCTGGCGGCGGTGGGGGTGGCGGCCGCGGTGGCCGCGGCCGCCGCGGAGGAGGGGCCGTGCCTTGCGGACATCGAGGCGCTGGTGGGGCAGTCCCGGGAGGCCGGGATGGTGGTGGAGCTGATGGTGCAGGGGCAGGCGCGGGGGTGTGACGCGCTGGTGGAGCAGACGGCGTACCGGGTGGTGCAGGAGGCGCTGACCAATGTGCACAAGCATGCGGCGGGCGCGAAGGTGATGGTGCGTCTCGCGTACCGGGACGCCGAGGTGGCGATGCAGGTGGAGAACGGTCCCGCGGACGGGGTCACGGCGGATGCGGGGTTGCCCAGTGGGGGGAACGGGCTGGTGGGGATGAGGGAGCGGGTGCTGGGGTTGGGCGGGGTGTTTGTGTCGGGGCCGACGGACGCGGGTGGCTTTCGGGTGTCGGCCGTTCTCCCGGACGACACCCAGCCCACGCGGTAG
- a CDS encoding YwqJ-related putative deaminase, with amino-acid sequence MPAPLGGPGAAGSLGGPGAPGRPGAPESVGGPGDPRLTWSATATTAAPLLRHRRDGILPAIAAALSVRGETLTCTAGKGEQPPVLHTLVQDYLDTLTSGQRERFTGRCPEAILLSRHLTAVETQRSKRAQRKPLTHGEARRALKHAKLTARRIREDGDPLHGSYAPPCRSCTALLAHFGVRSVEP; translated from the coding sequence ATGCCCGCACCACTCGGCGGACCGGGGGCAGCCGGGTCACTCGGCGGACCGGGGGCCCCCGGCCGGCCGGGGGCCCCGGAAAGTGTCGGCGGGCCCGGCGACCCGCGCCTCACCTGGAGCGCCACGGCCACCACCGCCGCGCCGTTACTCCGCCACCGCCGCGACGGCATCCTCCCCGCCATCGCCGCCGCGCTCTCCGTCCGCGGCGAAACCCTCACCTGCACCGCGGGCAAAGGCGAACAGCCGCCCGTCCTGCACACCCTCGTCCAGGACTACCTCGACACCCTCACCAGCGGCCAGCGCGAACGGTTCACCGGCCGCTGCCCCGAAGCGATCCTGCTCTCCCGACACCTGACCGCCGTCGAGACGCAACGCTCCAAACGCGCCCAGCGCAAACCCCTCACCCACGGCGAAGCCCGCCGCGCCCTCAAACACGCCAAGCTCACCGCCCGCCGCATACGCGAGGACGGCGACCCCCTCCACGGCAGTTACGCGCCGCCCTGCCGCTCCTGCACGGCGCTCCTCGCCCACTTCGGCGTCCGCAGCGTCGAGCCGTAA
- a CDS encoding cellulose-binding protein, whose product MSAASVPPSARPFGTGRGRGYRPDQVDPAVARLVREAEAAREKEARLAALADELSERAVRLRERVAGLAPQTYEALGGQARELFALCAEEAGEVRSAAEEAAAEEARAAQEAGRAARDAARGHSESVLADAQEWAEQRLLAAATEAEELRSAARAAAEEWRTEAADELAGAVRRCEAELAGQERDHAETLAADGREQAAREAQLESRVGELTRAAEAALDAARRGFAEAEAGARHAEEEAEARAAELVADARGCERRVVGEAERVVGEHDGAREEMRAHMAHVRDALSALTGRRPSPAPEAPGP is encoded by the coding sequence ATGAGCGCAGCATCGGTGCCGCCGTCGGCGCGGCCGTTCGGGACCGGCCGGGGCCGTGGCTACCGTCCCGACCAGGTCGATCCCGCCGTGGCCCGCCTCGTACGGGAGGCGGAGGCCGCGCGGGAGAAGGAGGCGCGGCTCGCGGCCCTCGCCGACGAGCTGAGCGAGCGTGCGGTGCGGCTGCGCGAGCGGGTCGCCGGGCTCGCGCCGCAGACGTACGAGGCGCTCGGCGGGCAGGCCCGTGAGCTGTTCGCGCTCTGTGCGGAAGAAGCCGGCGAGGTGCGGTCGGCCGCCGAGGAGGCGGCGGCGGAGGAAGCGCGCGCCGCGCAGGAGGCGGGACGGGCGGCGAGGGACGCGGCGCGGGGGCACAGCGAGTCGGTGCTCGCCGATGCGCAGGAGTGGGCGGAGCAGAGGCTGCTCGCGGCCGCCACCGAGGCGGAGGAACTGCGTTCCGCGGCGCGCGCGGCGGCGGAGGAGTGGCGCACGGAGGCGGCCGACGAGCTGGCCGGTGCGGTTCGGCGCTGCGAGGCGGAGCTGGCCGGGCAGGAGCGGGACCATGCGGAGACGCTCGCCGCGGACGGGCGTGAACAGGCCGCGCGCGAGGCGCAGTTGGAGTCCCGGGTCGGGGAGTTGACGCGCGCGGCGGAGGCCGCGCTCGACGCGGCGCGGCGCGGGTTCGCCGAGGCGGAGGCGGGTGCGCGGCACGCGGAGGAGGAGGCGGAGGCGCGGGCGGCGGAGCTTGTCGCGGATGCGCGGGGTTGTGAGCGGCGGGTTGTGGGGGAGGCGGAGCGGGTGGTGGGTGAGCATGATGGGGCGCGCGAGGAGATGCGGGCGCACATGGCTCATGTCCGCGATGCCCTGTCCGCGCTGACGGGCCGCCGCCCCTCGCCGGCCCCGGAGGCCCCGGGCCCCTGA
- a CDS encoding SUKH-4 family immunity protein, whose product MVTFAQAQERAEEWINGDVPAYQHREVRVREFELGFVVWAEDRENGPSVDGGAQRLVIARDSGDASLWPALPVGEVIRRYEEEYGLPEAAPAAPEPPARIDLNQTSFLLSPPEWLQEAADRLGIPDRRGDADRGGGSATSGASHGSGGFAADEPAPASSQGQGQGQGQGQGQGSGTGVPAGATPWAGTDTNAGSDDGSVPLPATVFAPALSGSDGDDAAPPKVLPEAKTALMAGGSQLPPTALAPAYDPDRGSQRSAPGATPPPGVPAPPTAHAAPSTPAPSGVAGPGRSVPPGAGDIADAATSKAVGPPPGARASRGGGSTTPPPPGAPGTPGARPGLPTAGPVPGSTPPPGAPAGGYLPTQYVSQLGPEGRMPGAPQPPRPPGAPTPPPARGDVHHAATMFADPSLGGQSGLAAPMPPGPPGAPGTPGAPVPPGPPGAPGQPGAPVPPGPPGAQGTPPGGVHHAATMLADPSRMGPAGSGGPGAPMPPGPPGVPGAPAGPGAPMPPAAPGVPAAPGAPGAPGGGVHHAATMLAGPAQMGPGGGAPMPPGPPGMPQGGAVPQPPPAYGYPQQPPAGLPTVGPGYQAVLRYRAPDGSEQQLIRRSAPGIPHPEWQIFHELRTMNVPADHVLELHTELESCELPGGYCARMIREQWPQVRITHVAPYGKEHGSRRQGVQHLLTHQGELAQVADGPARPQPVRAPIPAVQPAPPLPPEGVAHELAGAFGPQGVFRFDQRAVSRQGVPEVVAVTLVWAGLPVDLGPFFWAQAVPGQPVPTLAELAQQRGVQPAADAGSYLVMGSDFGRAICVQYGTAHIVAVPVEAGPGGQSVPPQFVNSGLPEFVRSLALLGRMWRLRFGLNPEQAGRWTVDFQAQLAALDPAALASPESWWSVLLEQMWDGLL is encoded by the coding sequence ATGGTGACTTTCGCTCAGGCGCAGGAGCGTGCCGAAGAGTGGATCAACGGCGATGTGCCCGCGTATCAGCACCGTGAGGTGCGGGTGCGGGAGTTCGAGCTGGGCTTCGTGGTGTGGGCGGAGGACCGCGAGAACGGGCCTTCGGTCGATGGCGGCGCGCAGCGCCTGGTGATCGCCCGGGACAGCGGCGACGCCTCGCTGTGGCCGGCGTTGCCGGTGGGTGAGGTGATCCGCCGGTACGAGGAGGAGTACGGGCTGCCCGAGGCCGCCCCCGCGGCGCCGGAGCCTCCGGCTCGGATCGATCTCAACCAGACGTCGTTCCTGCTGAGCCCGCCGGAGTGGTTGCAGGAGGCGGCCGACCGGTTGGGGATCCCGGACCGGCGTGGTGACGCTGACCGTGGCGGTGGCAGTGCCACTTCGGGTGCGTCGCACGGGTCCGGCGGGTTTGCCGCCGACGAGCCCGCGCCGGCCTCGTCGCAGGGACAGGGACAGGGACAGGGACAGGGACAGGGACAGGGTTCAGGTACGGGCGTTCCCGCAGGGGCGACGCCCTGGGCGGGGACGGACACCAACGCGGGGTCGGACGACGGTTCCGTGCCGCTGCCCGCGACCGTGTTCGCGCCGGCCCTGTCCGGCTCGGACGGTGACGACGCCGCGCCGCCGAAGGTGCTGCCCGAGGCGAAGACGGCGTTGATGGCGGGAGGCAGCCAGCTGCCCCCGACCGCGCTCGCCCCTGCCTACGACCCGGACCGCGGGTCGCAGCGGAGTGCGCCGGGTGCGACGCCGCCGCCCGGTGTTCCCGCGCCGCCGACCGCGCACGCCGCCCCCTCGACTCCCGCTCCTTCCGGCGTCGCCGGGCCGGGCCGCTCCGTGCCTCCGGGCGCGGGAGACATCGCGGACGCCGCGACCAGCAAGGCGGTCGGCCCGCCTCCGGGTGCGCGGGCCTCGCGCGGCGGGGGTTCGACGACTCCGCCGCCGCCCGGTGCGCCGGGCACTCCGGGTGCCAGGCCGGGCCTTCCCACGGCGGGCCCGGTGCCGGGTTCGACTCCGCCGCCGGGTGCGCCGGCCGGTGGCTACCTGCCCACGCAGTACGTGTCACAGCTCGGGCCGGAGGGCCGGATGCCGGGTGCGCCCCAGCCGCCCCGGCCGCCCGGCGCGCCGACCCCGCCGCCCGCACGGGGCGATGTGCACCACGCCGCGACGATGTTCGCGGACCCGAGCCTCGGCGGCCAGTCGGGCCTGGCCGCGCCGATGCCGCCGGGCCCGCCTGGCGCGCCCGGTACCCCCGGCGCGCCTGTGCCTCCTGGTCCTCCGGGGGCCCCCGGTCAGCCGGGTGCCCCTGTGCCGCCCGGACCTCCCGGTGCGCAGGGGACGCCACCCGGGGGTGTGCACCACGCCGCCACGATGCTGGCCGACCCGAGCCGCATGGGCCCCGCCGGTTCCGGTGGCCCGGGTGCGCCGATGCCTCCCGGGCCGCCCGGCGTGCCGGGGGCTCCGGCCGGCCCCGGCGCGCCGATGCCGCCCGCAGCCCCTGGCGTTCCCGCCGCTCCCGGTGCTCCCGGTGCACCCGGCGGCGGTGTGCATCACGCGGCGACGATGCTTGCGGGGCCCGCGCAGATGGGCCCCGGTGGCGGTGCGCCGATGCCTCCCGGGCCGCCCGGCATGCCGCAGGGCGGCGCCGTGCCGCAGCCCCCGCCCGCGTACGGCTATCCGCAGCAGCCCCCCGCGGGGCTGCCGACGGTGGGCCCCGGTTACCAGGCGGTGCTGCGCTACCGCGCGCCCGACGGGTCCGAGCAGCAGCTCATCCGCCGTTCGGCGCCGGGCATTCCGCACCCGGAGTGGCAGATCTTCCACGAGCTGCGGACGATGAACGTGCCCGCGGACCACGTGCTGGAACTGCACACGGAGCTGGAGTCGTGCGAGCTGCCGGGCGGCTACTGCGCACGCATGATCCGCGAGCAGTGGCCGCAGGTGCGGATCACGCATGTCGCCCCGTACGGCAAGGAGCACGGCTCGCGTCGTCAGGGCGTGCAGCATCTGCTCACCCACCAGGGCGAGTTGGCGCAGGTGGCGGACGGTCCGGCGCGGCCGCAGCCGGTGCGGGCGCCGATTCCGGCGGTGCAGCCTGCGCCGCCGCTGCCGCCGGAGGGTGTCGCGCACGAGCTGGCGGGCGCGTTCGGTCCCCAGGGTGTGTTCCGCTTCGACCAGCGCGCGGTGTCGCGTCAGGGCGTGCCGGAGGTCGTCGCGGTCACGCTGGTGTGGGCGGGGCTTCCGGTGGACCTGGGGCCGTTCTTCTGGGCGCAGGCCGTGCCGGGCCAGCCGGTGCCGACGCTGGCGGAGCTCGCGCAGCAGCGCGGGGTGCAGCCGGCCGCGGACGCGGGCTCGTACCTGGTGATGGGTTCCGACTTCGGGCGGGCGATCTGCGTCCAGTACGGGACCGCGCACATCGTGGCCGTGCCGGTGGAGGCGGGGCCCGGCGGCCAGTCGGTGCCGCCGCAGTTCGTGAACTCGGGGCTGCCCGAGTTCGTACGCTCCCTCGCGCTGCTCGGCCGGATGTGGCGGCTGCGGTTCGGGCTCAACCCGGAGCAGGCGGGCCGCTGGACGGTCGACTTCCAGGCCCAGCTCGCGGCGCTCGACCCGGCGGCGCTGGCGTCGCCTGAGAGCTGGTGGTCGGTGCTTCTCGAGCAGATGTGGGACGGGTTGCTCTGA
- a CDS encoding SMI1/KNR4 family protein: MTTGRLGHHAAPPNAAYAGQVVHFPDPVRAARHPRGVRVDENGYPVFSAYARAAVEIAEPPEGFGVDELRLTDYVSANAALAAAGHELWDTIAPVATPHGWTWHHVAGGRRLELVPVEVKALLRHFGGLATAQVEHDKRGTRPLQETRPAHFGLPKGSVAVSESQLLGVEEDLGYRLPGAYRSFLKAAGGCAPVGAALDAELGLLVDQPFFTVREEAAVNDLVYINKCLRDHLTKDYLGVSFVQGGILAVKVRGSETGSVWFCAYDDARDEDGLSVNERVERLLLPCGDDFDAFLARLAGNPPELETVANLMVDGGFARVVETTSVGE, translated from the coding sequence ATGACGACAGGTCGGCTCGGGCATCATGCCGCGCCACCGAACGCGGCCTATGCCGGGCAGGTCGTGCACTTCCCGGATCCGGTCCGGGCCGCCCGGCATCCCAGAGGGGTGCGGGTGGACGAGAACGGCTACCCGGTCTTCTCCGCGTACGCCCGTGCGGCGGTGGAGATCGCCGAGCCCCCCGAGGGCTTCGGGGTGGACGAGCTCCGGCTGACCGACTACGTGTCGGCGAACGCGGCGCTGGCCGCGGCGGGCCACGAGCTGTGGGACACGATCGCCCCGGTGGCCACGCCGCACGGCTGGACGTGGCACCACGTGGCGGGTGGCCGGCGCCTGGAGCTGGTGCCGGTCGAGGTGAAGGCGCTGCTGCGCCACTTCGGCGGTCTGGCGACGGCGCAGGTCGAGCACGACAAGCGGGGCACGCGCCCCTTGCAGGAGACGCGGCCGGCGCACTTCGGTCTGCCGAAGGGCTCGGTGGCGGTGTCGGAGTCCCAACTCCTCGGTGTCGAGGAGGACTTGGGGTATCGGCTGCCGGGAGCCTACCGGTCGTTCCTGAAGGCGGCGGGCGGCTGTGCCCCGGTGGGCGCGGCGCTCGACGCCGAGCTGGGGCTCCTGGTGGACCAGCCGTTCTTCACGGTGCGCGAGGAGGCGGCCGTCAATGACCTGGTCTACATCAACAAGTGTCTTCGTGATCACCTCACCAAGGACTATCTGGGCGTCTCGTTCGTGCAGGGCGGGATCCTCGCGGTGAAGGTGCGCGGTTCCGAGACCGGTTCGGTGTGGTTCTGCGCGTACGACGATGCGCGGGATGAGGACGGTCTGAGCGTGAACGAGCGGGTCGAGCGGCTGCTGCTGCCCTGCGGGGACGATTTCGACGCGTTCCTTGCACGGCTCGCCGGCAATCCGCCGGAGCTGGAGACCGTGGCGAACCTGATGGTGGACGGCGGCTTCGCGCGCGTCGTCGAGACGACCTCGGTAGGGGAGTGA
- a CDS encoding ABC transporter permease codes for MSVLKTSMRNFLAHKGRMALSAVAVLLSVAFVCGTLVFTDTMNTTFDKLFAATAADVTVSPKSATADGAPSQTGKPDALPASLVAKVAKAPGVRKAEGAVGSTNVTVVNAKNENMGSTTGAPTIAGNWTDNDLKAMEITSGRAPRGPTETMVDADTADKHHLTIGDELRTIAVTGDFTAKITGIATFKVTNPGAAIVYFDTATAQRELLGGAGQFTQINVAAADGVSDQRLKQDVAAALGGSGPYKLQTAKEAADDSRASVGSFLDVMKYAMLGFAGIAFLVGIFLIINTFSMLVAQRTREIGLMRAIGSSRKQVNRSVLVEALLLGVFGSILGVGAGVGLAVGLMKLMGSIGMELSTGDLTVRWTTPVTGLILGVVVTVVAAYTPARRAGKISPMAALRDAGTPADGKAGRIRAAIGLVLTGAGTAALFASGNSTQASAGSSLLGLGVVLTLIGFVVIGPLLAGVVVRVISALVLRMFGPVGRMAERNALRNPRRTGATGAALMIGLALVACLSVVGSSMVASATDELDKSVGADFIVSSGTGQPIVPQAADALRKTPGIAHVTDYKAVDAKLTAPDGKAIDDQVTAADPTYQEDLRRKTVAGDLAAAYGKGAMSVGDTYAKEHGVTVGDTMTVAFKGGATATLKVAAITSDDTNVDKGAMYTNITTVARYLPADRMPKNMLMFAKADDGRAKEAYASLKQSLKAYPQYKVQNQADFKQDLKDQIGQLLNIVYGLLALAIIVAVLGVVNTLALSVVERTREIGLMRAIGLSRRQLRRMIRLESVVIALFGALLGLGLGMGWGTTAQKLLALEGMGVLEIPWPTIATVFVASAFVGLFAALIPAFRAGRMNVLNAIATD; via the coding sequence ATGAGCGTGCTCAAGACCTCGATGCGCAACTTCCTCGCGCACAAGGGACGGATGGCGCTGTCGGCCGTCGCGGTCCTGCTGTCGGTGGCGTTCGTGTGCGGCACGCTCGTCTTCACCGACACCATGAACACCACCTTCGACAAGCTGTTCGCGGCGACCGCGGCCGACGTCACCGTCAGCCCCAAGTCGGCCACCGCGGACGGCGCTCCCTCCCAGACCGGCAAGCCCGACGCGCTGCCCGCCTCGCTCGTCGCGAAGGTCGCCAAGGCGCCCGGCGTGCGCAAGGCCGAGGGCGCCGTCGGCAGCACCAACGTCACGGTCGTCAACGCCAAGAACGAGAACATGGGCTCCACCACCGGCGCCCCGACCATCGCCGGCAACTGGACCGACAACGACCTCAAGGCGATGGAGATCACCTCCGGCCGGGCCCCGCGCGGGCCGACCGAGACGATGGTCGACGCCGACACCGCCGACAAGCACCACCTCACGATCGGCGACGAGCTGCGCACCATCGCCGTCACCGGCGACTTCACCGCCAAGATCACGGGTATCGCCACGTTCAAGGTGACCAACCCCGGCGCGGCCATCGTCTACTTCGACACCGCGACCGCGCAGCGTGAACTGCTCGGTGGCGCCGGCCAGTTCACGCAGATCAACGTCGCCGCCGCGGACGGCGTCAGCGATCAGCGGCTCAAGCAGGACGTGGCGGCCGCGCTCGGCGGCTCGGGCCCGTACAAGCTGCAGACCGCGAAGGAAGCGGCGGACGACAGCCGCGCCAGCGTCGGCTCGTTCCTCGACGTGATGAAGTACGCGATGCTCGGCTTCGCCGGGATCGCCTTCCTCGTCGGCATCTTCCTCATCATCAACACGTTCTCGATGCTGGTCGCCCAGCGCACCCGCGAGATCGGTCTGATGCGCGCCATCGGCTCCAGCCGCAAGCAGGTCAACCGGTCCGTGCTCGTGGAGGCGCTGCTGCTCGGCGTGTTCGGCTCGATCCTCGGCGTCGGCGCGGGCGTCGGTCTCGCGGTCGGCCTGATGAAGCTGATGGGCTCCATCGGTATGGAACTGTCGACCGGTGACCTCACCGTCCGGTGGACGACGCCCGTGACCGGCCTGATCCTCGGTGTCGTGGTGACGGTCGTCGCCGCCTACACCCCGGCCCGCCGCGCAGGGAAGATCTCCCCCATGGCCGCGCTGCGCGACGCGGGCACCCCGGCCGACGGCAAGGCAGGCCGGATCCGGGCCGCCATCGGCCTGGTTTTGACCGGCGCGGGCACCGCCGCCCTGTTCGCCTCCGGCAACTCCACGCAGGCGTCGGCCGGTTCGAGCCTGCTCGGGCTCGGCGTCGTCCTCACCCTGATCGGCTTCGTCGTCATCGGGCCGCTGCTCGCGGGTGTCGTCGTGCGGGTGATCAGCGCGCTGGTGCTGCGGATGTTCGGCCCCGTGGGACGGATGGCCGAGCGCAACGCGCTGCGCAACCCGCGGCGTACGGGGGCGACCGGCGCGGCCCTGATGATCGGGCTCGCCCTCGTGGCGTGCCTGTCGGTGGTCGGCTCCTCGATGGTCGCCTCGGCCACCGACGAGCTCGACAAGTCGGTCGGCGCGGACTTCATCGTCTCCTCCGGCACCGGCCAGCCCATCGTGCCGCAGGCCGCCGACGCCCTGAGGAAGACCCCGGGCATCGCCCACGTCACCGACTACAAGGCGGTGGACGCCAAGCTGACCGCACCCGACGGCAAGGCGATCGACGACCAGGTCACCGCCGCCGACCCCACCTACCAGGAGGATCTGCGGCGCAAGACCGTCGCGGGCGACCTGGCGGCGGCGTACGGCAAGGGCGCCATGTCGGTCGGCGACACCTACGCCAAGGAACACGGTGTCACGGTCGGCGACACGATGACCGTCGCCTTCAAGGGCGGCGCCACCGCGACGCTGAAGGTCGCGGCGATCACCTCGGACGACACCAACGTCGACAAGGGCGCGATGTACACCAACATCACGACCGTCGCGCGGTACCTGCCGGCCGACAGGATGCCCAAGAACATGCTGATGTTCGCCAAGGCCGACGACGGGAGGGCCAAGGAGGCGTACGCCTCGCTGAAGCAGTCCCTGAAGGCGTATCCGCAGTACAAGGTGCAGAACCAGGCCGACTTCAAGCAGGACCTGAAGGACCAGATCGGCCAGCTCCTGAACATCGTGTACGGGCTGCTCGCCCTCGCGATCATCGTGGCGGTGCTCGGCGTGGTGAACACCCTCGCCCTGTCGGTCGTCGAGCGCACCAGGGAGATCGGCCTGATGCGGGCGATCGGCCTCTCGCGCCGCCAGCTGCGCCGGATGATCCGCCTGGAGTCGGTGGTGATCGCCCTGTTCGGCGCGCTGCTCGGCCTCGGGCTCGGCATGGGCTGGGGCACCACGGCGCAGAAGCTGCTCGCGCTGGAGGGCATGGGCGTCCTGGAGATCCCCTGGCCCACCATCGCCACCGTGTTCGTGGCCTCGGCGTTCGTGGGTCTGTTCGCCGCGCTGATCCCGGCGTTCCGGGCGGGCAGGATGAACGTCCTGAACGCGATCGCGACGGACTGA
- a CDS encoding SUKH-3 domain-containing protein has product MPDTSTTRFPVPVDAALRTAGWQPGRWDIRQAEAWADVLRGHASPAGHRHTVFPAAVEAWAEFGGLRLTAPGPGRRNAPAALSFDPLAGLHLARTLADLGRALDTDIAPLGEEGDQQAVLAIDAEGRVYSLDHTGDWYLGPDIDHALNALVTGTQPIRLTAT; this is encoded by the coding sequence ATGCCGGACACCTCCACCACCCGCTTCCCCGTCCCCGTCGACGCCGCCCTGCGCACCGCTGGATGGCAGCCCGGCCGCTGGGACATCCGTCAGGCCGAGGCCTGGGCCGACGTCCTGCGCGGCCACGCCTCACCCGCGGGCCACCGCCACACCGTCTTCCCCGCGGCCGTCGAGGCGTGGGCCGAATTCGGCGGGCTGCGCCTCACCGCACCGGGGCCGGGCCGCCGCAACGCCCCGGCCGCCCTGAGCTTCGACCCCCTCGCCGGGCTTCACCTCGCCCGCACGCTCGCGGACCTCGGGCGGGCGCTCGACACGGACATCGCACCGCTCGGAGAGGAGGGGGATCAGCAGGCGGTGCTCGCCATCGACGCGGAGGGACGCGTGTACTCCCTCGACCACACCGGCGACTGGTACCTCGGACCGGACATCGATCACGCCCTCAACGCCCTGGTCACCGGCACCCAGCCGATCCGCCTGACAGCGACCTGA